GGCTCAGTACTAGACTCTCCAGAAATAATGTGGTCGGAACCCCAATTGGAACCAATTTACCAAGCTACAAGAGgatatttggaaataaaCCAAAGAGTCGcattattaaatcaaaGGTTAGAAGTGGTCAGTGACTTGTTGCAAATGCTAAAAGAGCAGTTGGGTCATTCGCATGAAGAAAACTTAGAATTTATCGTCATATTACTAGTGGGCGTTGAAGTCCTAATATCACTCATTAACATAATAGTTGATATTATCGCAGATACCACAGTACGCTAAAACACACACGCACAATCGTATAACTATGCAGACATATATCtatacacacacacacacataaATTACATAAAACAGTAAGCATTTCAACCCAGGTCTAAAAATACATTAGAAATTTAGATAATGTACAAAATAAATTAgtgatattatatatatagaaagAAAACCCCCCTAAAAACATTGACACACCATGATTTAATTAAGGCCTTATATTAATACAATTTCTACGCTCTTTGCACAATGTTTGTTGTCACCAAATATACACAggaacaaaaaacaaaaacagagaaagaaaatcGACTTACAATTCCTGAGAAGCCTTGGCAGCCTTGGCAGACTTCTTTGGTAACAAATTGGCATGAATGTTTGGCAAAACACCACCTTGCGCAATAGTAACGTTACCCAATAACTtattcaattcatcatcattccTGATAGCTAATTGCAAATGTCTTGGAATAATTCTGGTCTTCTTATTGTCTCTAGCAGCATTACCGGCcaattccaatatttcGGCAGccaaatattccaacaCAGCAGTTAGATAAACTGGAGCACCTGAACCAATTCTCTGAGCATAGTTACCCTTTCTCAACAATCTGTGAACCCTACCAACTGGGAAAGTCAACCCAGCCTTGGCAGATCTAGATTGAGAAGCCTTAGCAGCAGAACCAGCTTTACCACCTTTTCCAGACATTGTATTTTCttgttattatttgatCTTCTTGGTTATTATGTATATAACTTGACCCACGAAACGTTGATTAATCAGATActagatatatatataatacaggaaataaataaaataaagtaAAAACTGTAACGCCAAGAAGAAGGGAAAGAAAGAGCggaaaaaatattactaGGGAAAGGGCAACAACCACGACAGAACTACGTATAAATAGTCCTTGTTCGTCAGATTCCCTCTATTCTTCAACCTATTTATACTTCGTCCGTTCTTATTGGACGTACATAATACTTCCGCGTAACTAGTTAGtataatagtaataattaCTAGTAATTACTAGTATAACATATTATGGTACGGGCTGCTATCGTGCTGCACATTTCGCTTCTTTGTTCATAGATGTACTAGGAATTTCGCTAGAAAACCGGCCGCTGTCTTCGCTGTGTGTACTGCCGAATCCGTTGTTGTGTTTTCTGGGTCCGCTTGCCGTTCTCAAACTTTCGCCAGCTCAGAAACAGCCGCCCAAGTGTGAGAAGGTCTCGGACCGGTGTACGGTCTGGCGTATTCGCACGGTGCCTTATCCTATACTATGCTACCTCTCTCTCTCTATCTTTCTGGAGCTACTTTGGTGCTAGTTGTAGTGCATGTTTTCGCGTTGTAATGACTCCAACAAGGCAAAATATGTAGTAAGGAACCGTATTATAATTGTGTTTTTACGTGCAGCAAGTAAGTGGCTAGAAAGTTTACTAATCTGGATTGTTGAACTTGGAAAACTATTTAACTGCTGAGCTTAAGACAGGAATATACCCTCTGTATCTTTTCTCAATTGAAGTTTACGTGTATGTTTTGTTTATAGTTCGTGTTttcgttttcttttgttcttttggatAGCTGGTTTATTTTCTTGAGTGATTGATTTATCtcattttattttctttcattTATTAggatttcaaagaaaacTGTCTCTCGTTGAAAAGATAGTAATATTAATACACCACAACATCAACTAAATATCGATTATAATGGCACCAAAGGCTGAAAAGAAACCTGCTTCCAAGGCACCAGCTGCTAAGAAAACCACAACGTCCGCTGATGTTTCCAAGAAGAGGACCAAGACCAGAAAGGAGACTTACTCTTCTTATATTTACAAGGTTTTGAAGCAAACACATCCAGATACTGGTATTTCTCAAAAGTCTATGTCtattttgaattcattTGTCAATGATATCTTTGAGAGAATCGCTTCTGAAGCTTCCAAATTGGCTGCTTATAACAAGAAGTCTACTATTTCTGCTAGAGAAATCCAAACGGCTGTTAGATTGATTTTGCCAGGTGAATTAGCAAAGCATGCTGTATCTGAAGGTACTAGAGCTGTTACCAagtattcttcttctactCAAGCTTGAGTGCCTGGATTATCATGTGTTAATTTGAAGGAGTTGTAATGGGCCTGCTTTTTATCAACTTTTGCTTTGGGTTTGCAGTCGCTTCAAGAATTTGGGACTATGTATAGTCTTTGAGAGTGTGTGAAAGAGTTGGTCCCCTATATCTTCATGATTTTGTATTATTaagattttttaaagttttcagGGCTTTTATAGTTTTATAATAATTGGTTATATAAACTTGAGTAAATGTATATTAGATACGAAGTTTGATACTATTCATAGTTATTTCTTCTGCTCTGCTGTTAGTCTTTCGTCAGAATGCTTTTTTAATCCATAATGTGCTTCATTTTATCCTTTAATGATTCAAGCTTTTCAACAGCAGTCTGGGATTTGTCCACTCTAGTGCCTAATCTTATTTCAGTGTGAATTCTTTTATGACCTAACTCGTCGTGACTGTACTCATGTAACTCGCCGATCAAAGCCATAACCTCATCCCATGGACCTTCAATGGTTGTTCCAAAGGAGTGTACGGTGCTTTTCAAATCAGAAGCAAGAATCCTCTTTTCGATCTTCGCAACATAACTTGACACACTTGGATCACTGGTACCTAGCtatgaaaaattaataGCTGttagtatatattattcGACCGATCCAGTTGGTTCTGGGAATACTAAACTTAACTTACAGGAACCATGCAGATGTCAGCTAACGTATAAAGCTTGGTCATTGTGATTTAATATGGACTCTCGCTTCGTAAAGGGAGCTGCTAACCGTTCTTGTGGTTAACTATTTAATTATGCATCAAGAAATCCCTTTTTTCGTCTATTGGCttaacatatatatatacaactGTTTATCCATCACATGATTAGATGACATGTAAATCATCATATAGTTAATTAATctaaaaatattcaatttaCAGTTACCATATTGATCAAATATTGATGCACTAATCCTTTTCTGATTTGTCGTAAtgtttaatatttttgaaatctaatgttctttttcttcatttattATCGATTTATGTTGGGAACCGTTGAGCAAAGTGACAATCGAGAGGAGAAATTCATTGATCGTCTACCATCCATGGTTCATTTCACTAATAAATAGAAACCGtataattatttaattaaataataataattttatataataatttattataatagTTATATGTGAAACGTAACATCCATATTTCGGATGTTACGTTCAaatacataaatatatatatttagaagaataatttatatattatattatttttaatatctaaTTATAATGGATGTAAAACCCTAGAAATATACTAGGGTTTTACACCATATAAGATACCCTTATAGGGgaatatacaatatatatatatattaataatatttatatcaagTAATTATTTAAGATATAacattataataatattcttaggtattataataataatattcttaggtattataataataatattttaaggtattataaatataataatattttacattaaatatataacctAGCAATCTTTCCGTTCAACAAACAGGAGCTATTCTCTACTTTGCGTAACTCACCCCCTTCCCTTTTGATACccattaattaattattcACTAGAACTAACGGAAACCAGTAATTGCTCTCCCTAATGATCTACATCCTATAGAACTATTTTAAGTCTCCAAACAAGCACGAATAGTCTATGTTTAACTTTAAAATTCgaaacaaaataaatatcaatgtatacatatatctAATTATTTTTCTACTCattgataataaaactACCGTCTGGGCAGTTGATATGAGAAAATCGTATACTAATTAATAGAAATATAATGTAATTCAGCTAAAATCATCCCAGTAAGTGCCATAACAGATGAATTTATTAAACATAAGCTTGATAacttaaatatatttcttggCCTCTGTACCGTTAACCTAACGTTGGTAAACttatttaataaatatagagGTAGACACTACGCATTTTATGAGTAATTGTGTTTCTTCGATAACAAAGAAAACGCGTTTATTGGCtctataaatataataatttttaGTAAGTAATTCAGAATTACTTAGTCCATATTGAATGAATTGTCTTTAAAAACGCTTACTTGCCCGCTACCTGTACTTCAAGTTATGCATTTACtcatattattattattgacTTAGATTAAAATCAGAAAAACACGAAaatttattttatcttcggaacacaaaaaacatttatataatttaaagaatataaagaccactatataaataaaaccaATATAGCTGATGATACATTTAATAcatttaataaaagaataaaatgctttaataaagtttattatatttaaaagattaaatataataatatatttataactAAATAATATTTAGATAAGCACGTGATTAAATATACAACGTTTACTTATTCATATTATTCAATAAAGAAATAACTAATAACTATAATTCGTTAAACTTTGCATTAAGAAGTTAGAGCTACAATAAGCTGTAATTCATGGCAGTAGATAAATATTAGTTAGATATAGGTAGttatcattatatattgCTTACTATatttattgttattttaaTTCAATTTAATgtaatttaataatataaataataaattaaaaaaattataatttttaaattgttgatttttgtttaattaactaatatttttatcttATAGATCAGATATTTTTCCGTTATAGAAAGTTTATGGAATAGATAGATaaatacaaaaatatcaaaaaaaccaatatAAGCTGTAAAAATATGGAAATAAATCAATTTCCTAAATATGGCTACGTATATTATTTCTCGTATAAATtgtattaaaaatacattaATGAATCAAAATTAAATCAGGGTGACGATAGTGAAAGAAGTAAAACTATATGTAATTTTCCTATTGTCAGGATTACAACAATCTTTTTGTTcgtttttattttttatttgaattttatttcaagTACTGTCTTTCCTATCCATGATATCAAGCCTTTATTCGTTtttgatataatatatattggcCAGTTTTTCTAGGCCAAAGCATATCTTACCTTTTCATCTCTCTTCATGCTTgagaaaaatatatttgggaGTGTGCAAGTAGCTAAAGCTCTTTTAGCATAGGTATTCATAAACTTCAATCCCAATATGTAACTAGTGTTCACCCAGCCAAAACCTTCTGTAGCCACACCTTTAAAATCTGCGCCCTGGTTACCATATTCTGCATCAACCCTATGAGGATCAGTCCTCTTAGTAACGTCATATTTCTCCACGACTATACCATTATAATCCACAAAAGCTTTAGTCATCAAAAATAACCACCTATATGCTAGCCTTCTGGCTTCTCCGGTGAAACCATAATTGTCCAATCCACCCCACGCCAATATTTGATGCGGTGCCCAGCCGTAAGGGTAGTCCCACTGCCTATTAGGTCTATTGATAGTGATTTCACCTCTAGATTCTTCAGTGCAAGCTACTAAACCACCAAACATTTCTAATCTTGGTAGTGCTTTTTGAATCATTGTATTAGATTGTTCTTGAGTGGCCAACCCGGCCCACATAGACCAAAATGTAGTAGCAGAATGATATGAAGTGCGTTGCTTAGTCTTTACGTTATAATCATAAAAGAAACCTGTATCTTCATCCCACAAGTATTTCGTaattctttgttttcttgcTTCTGCAAGTGATTCCCaatatgaagaattagTTGTGTCACCAAAATGATCCGTGCAGTTGTCATCAAAATAATTAGCAATTACATTTGCAATATCTTTTTCGTACTTGTATAATAAGGAGTTCAAATCGATTGTTGCCAAGTATGCACAGACACCTTCCAACCTATAACTTGTGTCATGTCCACTTTCTCTAACGGCGCGATCATGTAAAAAGAATTCATCCAATTCCGGCTCAATAACTTCTCCAGCATCATACATGCGTCTGAGCTCTGGAATTGAAACATTATGTTTCGATGCAAATTTTCTACAAATGGCGTCAAAATGGTCTGCCTCAGTCTCTGGAGGGATACCCATACCATCCGGATGATAGCACGAAAGGCCAGTTGCCTTGTCATATCTTGGTTCCGCTGTCCACACAGATTTATATTCCTTAATAGCTGCCTGAAATGCtctcttcaaaaaatcaatTGCCATTGGATTCTGATCACCACCTAGTTTTTCAAACACCTTTAAAGCCATGTCCGTCAAAAAGGGGGGTTGCGACCGACACAAATAGTAGCTCCTGTTTGCATTCAAAATTTTACCATAATGTTGAatttcaaagataaaaTGCTCAACCATACCACGTGCAAGATCCACTTTGTTGCATTCCAAAAGACCCAAAGCCATCAAATAGGAATCCCAGCCATACAACTCATTGAACCTACCTCCGGGAACCACATAAGGAAACCCAACCAACGAAGTTTCACCACTAATAGGATCCATGTGCCTTTCCATCGCCAACGCCAACAACCCTGGAGTCTCATTCAAAGACTTCACATACTCTGGCGTGATCACCTCCGGTAAATACTTGACCtccaaattcaaagatGGATTATAATGTGCACACTCAATGAAAAATGCATACTGTTCATCACACCCATGAGGAACGTATATCCGCGGAATTTTGGCACCTGGCTTGTTAATCTTATTATCTGCTGCAATAACCGCAATGCTGTTATAATCAATACGTCTAGTCAAACAGTTCCAAAATTGATTATTAATTAGCCTTGTCAATCTACTAACAGGATCCTCGTTCAACCGCGCCTCATCTAGAATGACCTGTTTCCTCCCGAAATTTTTCGCTAGCGTTAATTCTTGCAACAAATTTGATAGCATATAGGTACCGCGGATTTGCACGTGCCTGTAACCATTAGAGTTCGCCGTACCGACACGGATCATTTTCGGCCCAGTGTCTTCAATGGTAATCTGATAGTTGCCATCCGTGTCTTCACTCTCCAACAACTCTTCCAAAGTTCTATCCACATCCttaatataaaatttcCTATGTCCAGAACTAGCAAGCATAGAGTCATCCTCCGAGCCCCGCCGCTTAATGGCATGCTTCTTATCTAAAAACTTGAAATTGGACACATTATCAATTATACTCATGGTACGTGTCCTCGAAAACTTATTCGGATGCTTCTGCTTACGGGGGTCCGTCGATGGACCATAATAAATCTCTGGCGTGGAATAAGGATCGTGTAATTCACTCATCGAAGTGTTCCGCTTTGGAGCACCTTGTATCATTATAATAgtgttttaattttgattttaatttttttctttcagtATTTtaaatcaaattcaaaaacaagcGTATATTTTGTAGTTCCcaaataatcaaaaaaactaaaatatAACcttaatataataatataactttCCTTCGTGGTAGAAAGGTATTAGagaaaatataatgaagaagaagaagaagaagcagctAATGTTTTCTTAGTATTACTATTagtgttattattattattattattataatttcGCAcaacaattaaaataaaaaggatCCCAAATcaaatttaatatttttgatgctTCCTGTTTTTTCCCTCTTCAACCGTGCTTCTCCcttaatatatataatattattatatcacCTTCTCGCTCAAATCAAGATTCCAGtagataataatagaatACGTGAATTAAGGCAAACGCAAAAACAATGAGATTACCGTTCTCttatgataataataataataactcAATGGgtcttcttcaaaaacaaaaaggcaaaaactaataaataatagtaataagCAATACAACGacaatgaaaaaaattaaaacccTTTAGGAACACTTCAGCTGTTTTGAGTTTGTGTATTTTCTCTTGGTATTTCTGTTTGTATTTTGTATTCTGTATTCtgtattaattaatttattaattaattaatgaaaaaaagaacCTTGTGTTAAACTGGCTGGCTGGCTTCTGGCTAACTGACTGACTGCTTTACGAGATCGAGACCCACTATAAATATCTCAGTTGATGACGttacaacaaaaaaactcAACGGAATACCTCTGAGTCAACCTTGCTGTAGCACACAAGCTCGTTTTTCTGCTGTTTGTTGTTCTGCTGTTCTACTTACTGGTTCTAATGTTCTGCTGTTCTGTTCTTGTGGAACGTACAGCTTATTTCGGAATGGCATCGCCGTGCGCAATGcgttggaattttttttttagtAGGAACCATGCAAACCTCGACAGACAGACAGAGAGAGACACGCATATACAGACACACAGGGAAGCCGTAAATAAATAGAAAATCCGAGAGAGAAAAAACCCCTCCACTCTTCCTGCTTTCCGTGCTTTCTCCCTGCTTCTCATATTCCTTCACTCTTCCTTCTGTCCGTccagaaataaaaaacgtGTGGCGGTGTGGTGTATTGTGTATATGTGTTTTTGTCCGCTACGTATAAAACGATACAAGTCGATCTTCGGCACGTGACCATACACAGCCGTGCCGTCCGGAGCGATGACAGCTGTGTGTACACAAAATTTTTCGTCTCTTTGCCTCCGGAACAAATaaacaacaaaatttgCCACTCGGATTCGCTGCctgtttttgaaagaaaaatccaaaaattaCAGCGGTTTTTTCTCCCTTTCCTTACGGGAAAGGGAGGGAGGAATCTTGggaatattttttaattttttatgGATAAACCGTGCACTTCTTGATATGTTTTAGCAGATTTCGCTCTTCTTTCCTTCTTGTTATCCCATTCTTTCCGTTTCAAAGCTCCTGGTCCCCCTTCCCCTTCCTTTAGTTTGGTTAGGGACgatattttaaaagaaGAGTACCGTTATAGATATTAAGGAGTGATGTCTCAAGAAGCAGAAGTAACAAAAGCAGCCTCCTCTTCTACAGAGGAGTCTGGGGGGTTGAAGCCTCCTACAGCGTCGGTATTTTCGATGTTTGGTGGTAAGAAACCAGGAAAAGAGAACAAGACGGACGATGCAGCAACGTCTAGTGCATCCGCCGGTGCGGGTGCTgcaggagcagcagcaacagaAGCAGAATCAGGAGCCGCAGCAGTGGCAGGAACAGGAGCATCAGCGTCTGCTCTCAATAGTAGTGTGAGTAAGGAGAAACAAAGCGGGGAAGAGGAGACACCTGAATCCCCGGATGTCCATTACGAGCCTGTTGTAACTTTGGAGAAGGTTGAGGTCAAGACGATGGAGGAGAATGAGGATGTGATTTTTAAATGTAGGGCTAAGTTATTTAGGTTTGATGGAGAGAATAAGGAGTGGAAGGAGAGGGGTACTGGGGATGttaagtttttgaagagcAAGGAGGGTGGTGGTAAGGTTCggttgttgatgaggagaGACAAGACTTTAAAGGTGTGCGCTAACCATTATATCTCTCCGGATTATGTTTTGAAGCCCAATGTTGGATCTGATAGGTCCTGGGTTTATTCGTGTACTGCGGATGTTGCCGAGGGAGATCCTGAGGCTTTTACTTTTGCCATTCGATTTGGTAACAAGGAGAATGCTGAAAAATTCAAGGAAGAATTCGAGAAGGCTCAACAtttgaacaagaagaacTGATCTGATGATGGTGGTCGTGTGTGTAGGGTTCTTTATAGAAcaaacaaagaaaatagTATTTTAGTGTAGTAGTGGTGGCCTGctgtttttggatattgtCCATGTTTTTAGAGTGCCAGGAGACAGAAGACGATAATCAAACAGAACAGAACGGAATATATTGCATTTTGTGAGATGGCAGGCTTTGCAGATATCATACATCTATGTACACCTATTTATACCTATGTATATACACTATGGCCTGCCcttgaatattttggatttaaatTTAACGACGACAACGACAAcgacaacaacaacaataataatacaacaaataacaataaataattatgacgatttgtttttgtatgtatttttcaaaatggagcttcattattatcacGATAATCTTGGAAAACGACTTTACGTCTTTTACCTCTCctttttatcatcatcatttcCCTCATCGAAATCGCTGTCATCTTGTGACTCGAAAGACTTTCTAAATGCAAACTTTAACAATATCCACGCCATTGTGAAGGGTCCAAATTCAGGCCAGAGA
This Eremothecium cymbalariae DBVPG#7215 chromosome 5, complete sequence DNA region includes the following protein-coding sequences:
- the HTA2 gene encoding histone H2A (similar to Ashbya gossypii AEL003C), producing MSGKGGKAGSAAKASQSRSAKAGLTFPVGRVHRLLRKGNYAQRIGSGAPVYLTAVLEYLAAEILELAGNAARDNKKTRIIPRHLQLAIRNDDELNKLLGNVTIAQGGVLPNIHANLLPKKSAKAAKASQEL
- the HTB2 gene encoding histone H2B (similar to Ashbya gossypii AEL002W) — protein: MAPKAEKKPASKAPAAKKTTTSADVSKKRTKTRKETYSSYIYKVLKQTHPDTGISQKSMSILNSFVNDIFERIASEASKLAAYNKKSTISAREIQTAVRLILPGELAKHAVSEGTRAVTKYSSSTQA
- the ECM15 gene encoding Ecm15p (similar to Ashbya gossypii AEL001C), translated to MTKLYTLADICMVPLGTSDPSVSSYVAKIEKRILASDLKSTVHSFGTTIEGPWDEVMALIGELHEYSHDELGHKRIHTEIRLGTRVDKSQTAVEKLESLKDKMKHIMD
- a CDS encoding alpha,alpha-trehalase (similar to Ashbya gossypii AER001C); protein product: MIQGAPKRNTSMSELHDPYSTPEIYYGPSTDPRKQKHPNKFSRTRTMSIIDNVSNFKFLDKKHAIKRRGSEDDSMLASSGHRKFYIKDVDRTLEELLESEDTDGNYQITIEDTGPKMIRVGTANSNGYRHVQIRGTYMLSNLLQELTLAKNFGRKQVILDEARLNEDPVSRLTRLINNQFWNCLTRRIDYNSIAVIAADNKINKPGAKIPRIYVPHGCDEQYAFFIECAHYNPSLNLEVKYLPEVITPEYVKSLNETPGLLALAMERHMDPISGETSLVGFPYVVPGGRFNELYGWDSYLMALGLLECNKVDLARGMVEHFIFEIQHYGKILNANRSYYLCRSQPPFLTDMALKVFEKLGGDQNPMAIDFLKRAFQAAIKEYKSVWTAEPRYDKATGLSCYHPDGMGIPPETEADHFDAICRKFASKHNVSIPELRRMYDAGEVIEPELDEFFLHDRAVRESGHDTSYRLEGVCAYLATIDLNSLLYKYEKDIANVIANYFDDNCTDHFGDTTNSSYWESLAEARKQRITKYLWDEDTGFFYDYNVKTKQRTSYHSATTFWSMWAGLATQEQSNTMIQKALPRLEMFGGLVACTEESRGEITINRPNRQWDYPYGWAPHQILAWGGLDNYGFTGEARRLAYRWLFLMTKAFVDYNGIVVEKYDVTKRTDPHRVDAEYGNQGADFKGVATEGFGWVNTSYILGLKFMNTYAKRALATCTLPNIFFSSMKRDEKVRYALA
- the YRB1 gene encoding Ran GTPase-binding protein YRB1 (similar to Ashbya gossypii AER002W) gives rise to the protein MSQEAEVTKAASSSTEESGGLKPPTASVFSMFGGKKPGKENKTDDAATSSASAGAGAAGAAATEAESGAAAVAGTGASASALNSSVSKEKQSGEEETPESPDVHYEPVVTLEKVEVKTMEENEDVIFKCRAKLFRFDGENKEWKERGTGDVKFLKSKEGGGKVRLLMRRDKTLKVCANHYISPDYVLKPNVGSDRSWVYSCTADVAEGDPEAFTFAIRFGNKENAEKFKEEFEKAQHLNKKN